A genomic stretch from Oleomonas cavernae includes:
- a CDS encoding tetratricopeptide repeat protein: MTDIPVSMLEGKIGKVALGRGRMFLDEAPGFRARDYYCRYNDWTEVFERGWRDTLPRFAALCKQVGAQLIVIVAPDAHVVHSGDLPEDMPFTEPSIGQQFVDYVNAMGIEAHYPRALLEAALHGPVDVYRRNDTHWSAYGGYIAYRLLMDRITTAKRPHVVGPDDFTYVSKMLMGDLGWTTDPPYLAEKLIPTITNRRSKQPKVRFDESRDTIAVAEIDDPSLPSCVMMRDSFATEMGPFIADSFRRTVFAGVKRQALPELILDERPDVVIIERGERAIANGFVDWNHMTYREIFPEPGKPAAMRLDNEARLLLRDGNYPTAIERSVQAVTMDPTADHYFTLARSYMAAKAPAEAERALLRCVAIDSQRFSFRLHLGIVHLQLARPKEALQNFAHAVVLAPHHPLGYEHFGYAAMQSGDLAGGEYGLTKALGMWPEKSSIHYWLSVVHEQRHRDLPAAIRAMEAALALAPEQANFITRLASLRQRVG, encoded by the coding sequence ATGACCGATATTCCCGTCTCGATGCTCGAGGGCAAGATCGGCAAGGTCGCCCTCGGGCGAGGCCGCATGTTCCTGGACGAGGCGCCGGGCTTCCGGGCGCGCGACTACTATTGCCGCTACAACGACTGGACCGAGGTCTTCGAGCGCGGCTGGCGCGATACGCTGCCCCGCTTCGCCGCCCTGTGCAAACAGGTCGGCGCGCAACTGATCGTCATCGTGGCGCCCGACGCCCATGTCGTGCATTCGGGTGACCTGCCCGAAGACATGCCCTTCACCGAGCCCAGCATCGGCCAGCAGTTCGTCGACTACGTCAATGCCATGGGGATCGAGGCGCACTATCCCCGCGCCCTGCTCGAGGCGGCCCTGCACGGTCCCGTCGACGTCTACCGGCGCAACGATACCCACTGGTCGGCCTATGGCGGCTATATCGCCTATCGCCTGCTGATGGACCGCATCACCACGGCCAAGCGGCCGCACGTGGTCGGGCCCGACGATTTCACCTATGTCTCCAAGATGCTGATGGGTGACCTGGGCTGGACCACGGACCCGCCGTATCTCGCGGAAAAGCTCATCCCCACCATCACCAACCGGCGCTCCAAGCAGCCCAAGGTGCGCTTCGACGAGAGCCGCGACACGATCGCGGTGGCCGAGATCGACGATCCCTCCCTGCCTAGTTGCGTGATGATGCGCGACAGCTTCGCGACGGAAATGGGCCCCTTCATCGCGGATTCGTTCCGCCGCACGGTCTTTGCCGGGGTGAAGCGCCAGGCCCTGCCCGAGCTGATCCTCGACGAGCGTCCCGACGTGGTGATCATCGAGCGTGGCGAGCGGGCCATCGCCAACGGCTTCGTCGACTGGAACCACATGACCTATCGGGAAATCTTCCCCGAGCCCGGCAAGCCGGCGGCCATGCGGCTGGACAACGAGGCGCGCCTGCTGCTGCGCGACGGCAACTATCCGACGGCGATCGAACGGTCGGTCCAGGCGGTCACCATGGACCCGACCGCCGATCACTATTTCACCCTGGCCCGCAGCTATATGGCGGCGAAGGCCCCGGCCGAGGCCGAGCGGGCCCTGCTGCGCTGCGTCGCCATCGACAGCCAGCGCTTCTCGTTCCGCCTGCATTTAGGCATCGTGCATCTGCAATTGGCCAGGCCCAAGGAGGCACTGCAGAATTTCGCCCATGCCGTCGTCCTGGCGCCGCACCACCCCCTGGGCTACGAGCATTTCGGCTATGCCGCCATGCAAAGCGGCGATCTGGCCGGCGGCGAATACGGCCTGACCAAGGCGCTTGGCATGTGGCCGGAGAAGTCGAGCATCCACTACTGGCTTTCGGTGGTTCACGAGCAGCGCCACCGCGACCTGCCCGCCGCCATCCGTGCCATGGAAGCCGCCCTCGCCCTGGCGCCCGAACAGGCCAATTTCATCACCAGGCTCGCCTCCCTGCGTCAACGCGTGGGCTGA
- a CDS encoding acyl carrier protein — MSGVREGVVRAITECFGADAAAIGDDTIADDVEGWDSLGHTVLMMRIEKILDIQIPEIVAANAANVGELVTALETIKAKP; from the coding sequence ATGAGTGGCGTGCGGGAAGGCGTGGTCAGGGCGATTACCGAGTGTTTCGGCGCTGATGCCGCGGCGATCGGCGACGACACCATCGCCGACGACGTCGAGGGCTGGGATTCGCTCGGCCATACCGTGCTGATGATGCGCATCGAAAAAATCCTGGATATCCAAATTCCGGAAATCGTCGCGGCCAACGCGGCGAATGTGGGGGAACTCGTCACGGCGCTCGAAACCATCAAGGCCAAGCCATGA